A portion of the Chromobacterium sp. IIBBL 290-4 genome contains these proteins:
- a CDS encoding glycosyltransferase, which yields MAPISVIMSTYSGVKEEWLKLSLQSLVGQTLLPAQIVLVIDGEVSAGQISIIEKVSREHENIEFTVLRQIPQKGLAAALNYGLEKAKYSIVARMDSDDICELNRFELQYAYLDEHPDVDVVCSWHAEFETEGKILSLKQTPEKHEKIKSSLNYRNVISHPTMMLRKDSILRVGGYDESVGLLEDYDLHLRLLNAGARYYCMSVPLVNVRVSISQKNRRGGVMYLIREIKFRTKSMALRRLSFSGWVVGIFLYPIFRLSPPWLKGALYSFVRSGK from the coding sequence ATGGCGCCAATTTCAGTAATAATGAGCACTTACTCTGGAGTTAAAGAGGAATGGCTGAAGCTGTCCCTGCAAAGTTTGGTAGGCCAAACACTATTGCCGGCACAGATCGTACTGGTCATTGATGGTGAGGTTTCTGCTGGCCAAATTTCCATCATTGAAAAGGTTAGCAGGGAACATGAAAATATTGAATTTACGGTTTTGCGCCAAATTCCTCAAAAAGGCTTGGCGGCAGCCTTAAATTATGGACTTGAGAAGGCGAAATATTCTATTGTCGCAAGAATGGATAGCGATGATATATGTGAGTTAAATAGATTTGAACTGCAGTATGCCTACCTTGATGAGCATCCTGATGTCGACGTAGTGTGCTCATGGCATGCTGAGTTCGAAACTGAGGGCAAGATATTATCGTTAAAGCAAACGCCAGAAAAGCATGAAAAAATTAAAAGCTCTCTTAACTATAGAAATGTAATCTCGCATCCAACCATGATGTTGCGTAAAGACTCAATCCTCCGTGTTGGCGGATATGATGAAAGTGTTGGTTTGCTCGAAGACTATGATTTGCATTTAAGGTTACTTAATGCGGGTGCTCGTTATTACTGTATGTCGGTCCCGCTGGTGAATGTGAGGGTTTCCATATCGCAAAAAAATAGGCGGGGTGGAGTTATGTACTTGATACGGGAAATAAAATTCAGAACTAAATCCATGGCTCTCAGGCGCCTTAGTTTTTCAGGCTGGGTTGTTGGAATTTTTTTGTATCCTATTTTCAGACTAAGTCCGCCGTGGTTGAAAGGGGCGCTTTATTCTTTTGTTAGGAGCGGCAAGTAA